A portion of the Kazachstania africana CBS 2517 chromosome 2, complete genome genome contains these proteins:
- the RPL43A gene encoding 60S ribosomal protein eL43 (similar to Saccharomyces cerevisiae RPL43B (YJR094W-A) and RPL43A (YPR043W); ancestral locus Anc_7.466) codes for MAKRTKKVGITGKYGVRYGSSLRRQVKKLEVQQHARYDCSFCGKKTVKRGAAGIWSCASCKKTVAGGAYTVSTAAAATVRSTIRRLRDMVEA; via the exons at GGCTAAGAGAACTAAGAAGGTTGGTATCACTGGTAAGTACGGTGTCCGTTACGGTTCTTCTTTAAGAAGACAAGTTAAGAAGTTAGAAGTCCAACAACACGCTAGATACGACTGTTCTTTCTGTGGTAAGAAGACTGTCAAGAGAGGTGCTGCTGGTATCTGGTCTTGTGCTTCTTGTAAAAAGACTGTTGCTGGTGGTGCTTACACTGTCTCCACTGCTGCTGCCGCCACCGTCAGATCTACTATCAGAAGATTAA
- the PUF2 gene encoding Puf2p (similar to Saccharomyces cerevisiae JSN1 (YJR091C) and PUF2 (YPR042C); ancestral locus Anc_7.462), which translates to MSERTPYNGTTSNIPEIIDPGITIPIYEEDIADETTFRDQPDKLGSYRVRAGRRISNKFSNFLPSISAKLHHSKKSSSQEKVNDNDDSNSTIINAETFRDQIILQNNTANPYQSAHPDYEMPANYLLESIENYSVPKQPITRSRNNTISSQITMESSILQPFNATQNTYNLWTPNIEQSNFDPYNQTQSVVPLESTTTAHSDYQTPVRFSDNHSVILDSAGSKNIWSPDITSRRKSHSVTSPLKSDALLNQQKPFSNEYPIMHDDVDANTINWVTTSKMAPPINQVPTLLPTNTVAISNIFPLQQFHPKLANVINLTSSALTLLCSKYGNVVSVRTLKGLNMALVEFQSVDGAIHALEVLQNKSISVVGIPSAISFARILSFENTEMNNISNLFNVDSSVPHSLLQEQLYNGSISFQSQGNIQVPIFKDQLEVHAVDFKHENMTTQITLPVEPEKCPFDLPPPSVKTIRHDLKKTVKAFDVPFDKSRIKYMIHNAVQCRKIHVDLANFGPTPEPILNREFQTPKLREIRKMLDANTLSQFEIEQLAMCMLDELPELSFDYLGNTIVQKIYDKSSDIIRDIILRKISPFLTSLGIHKSGTWVCQKVIKLAHNPRSVNLIVEGIKQYCTPLFNDQFGNYVIQKVLKLGVPWNNFIFESIIVNFWVISSNRYGSRAVRACLESDIITTEQTLILSSMIALYAKYLITDSNGTLLITWLLDTCDYPQKYISLTNSIVELSTLAHLCCHKLGSLTILKLFSTRANEDCKKLIVNALLDESEIYLDGNTSKKNILEYILNDNSYGCTFIYKLLSSRVLEDETKNKVMERTRHILLSNKSIQHYRLMDEVGLVTISTQERSSKQHHKMRTVNSKDTRSVRGMSLSSVRSNNVQPLTPVTPIINGNYDYDNFNT; encoded by the coding sequence ATGAGCGAGAGAACACCATATAATGGTACTACCTCAAACATCCCGGAAATCATTGATCCCGGAATAACTATCCCAATCTATGAAGAGGATATCGCTGATGAAACGACTTTTCGAGATCAACCTGACAAATTAGGTTCATACAGAGTTAGGGCTGGTAGAAGAATCTCAAACAAATTCAGTAATTTTTTACCCTCAATAAGTGCTAAGTTACATCATTCGAagaaatcatcatcacaGGAAAAAGTAAACGACAATGACGACTCTAATTCTACTATAATCAATGCGGAAACTTTCAGGGATCAAatcattcttcaaaataatacGGCGAATCCATATCAAAGTGCCCATCCTGATTATGAAATGCCTGCAAATTATCTTTTAGAGTCCATCGAAAATTACTCTGTACCAAAGCAACCCATTACGAGATCAAGAAATAATACAATTTCCTCTCAAATTACTATGGAATCATCCATATTACAGCCGTTCAATGCAACTCAGAATACTTATAATCTGTGGACTCCTAATATAgaacaatcaaattttgatccGTATAATCAGACTCAGAGTGTTGTCCCACTAGAGAGCACTACTACAGCACATTCAGATTATCAAACTCCAGTGAGATTCAGTGATAACCATAGTGTAATTTTAGACTCCGCCGGtagtaaaaatatttggtcTCCAGATATAACATCTCGACGTAAATCACATTCTGTAACATCACCATTGAAATCTGACGCATTACTAAACCAACAAAAACCGTTCTCCAATGAGTACCCCATTATGCATGATGACGTCGATGCTAATACCATTAACTGGGTTACAACAAGTAAAATGGCGCCACCGATTAATCAAGTCCCCACATTATTACCCACTAATACAGTCgcaatatcaaatattttccCTTTGCAGCAATTTCACCCAAAGTTGGCTAATGTTATCAATTTGACAAGTAGTGCCTTGACATTACTTTGCTCAAAATATGGCAATGTCGTTTCAGTGAGAACTTTGAAAGGGCTGAATATGGCATTAGTCGAATTTCAATCCGTAGATGGGGCTATCCACGCTTTAGAAGTCTTACAAAACAAAAGCATTTCCGTCGTTGGTATTCCAAGTGCAATTTCCTTTGCAAGAATCCTTTCGTTCGAAAACACTgaaatgaataatatttcaaacCTATTTAACGTAGACTCCTCAGTTCCACATTCTTTATTACAAGAACAGCTTTACAATGGATCTATCTCCTTCCAGTCGCAAGGGAATATCCAAGTCCCAATATTCAAAGACCAATTAGAAGTACACGCTGTAGATTTTAAGCATGAAAACATGACTACCCAGATTACACTACCAGTGGAACCTGAAAAATGCCCATTCGACTTACCTCCACCTTCTGTCAAAACAATAAGACAtgatttaaaaaaaactgTTAAAGCATTCGATGTTCCATTTGACAAATCCCGGATTAAGTATATGATCCATAATGCAGTTCAATGCAGGAAGATTCATGTCGATTTAGCAAATTTTGGACCAACACCTGAACCAATACTTAATCGTGAGTTTCAAACTCCAAAATTACGTGAAATACGTAAAATGTTGGATGCGAACACATTAAgtcaatttgaaattgaacaattgGCAATGTGCATGCTAGATGAATTACCAGAATTGAGTTTTGATTATTTGGGGAATACTATAGttcagaaaatttatgaCAAGTCCAGTGATATAATTAGAGATATTATATTAAGGAAGATTAGTCCTTTTTTGACCTCTCTTGGGATTCATAAATCTGGTACATGGGTATGTCAAAAAGTAATCAAGCTGGCACATAATCCTCGGTCAGTGAATTTGATTGTCGAGGGAATAAAGCAGTATTGTACTCCCTTATTTAATGACCAATTTGGTAACTACGTTATACAAAAAGTTTTGAAGTTGGGAGTACCATGGAATAActttatctttgaaagtataattgtcaatttttgggtaatttcatcaaacaGATACGGTTCAAGAGCTGTGAGAGCATGCCTAGAAAgtgatattattacaaCCGAGCAAACTCTGATTCTTAGTTCTATGATCGCTTTGTATGCGAAGTATTTGATAACCGATAGTAATGGTACGTTATTAATCACCTGGTTGTTGGATACTTGTGATTACCCGCAGAAGTACATTTCGTTGACAAATAGTATCGTAGAGCTATCAACACTAGCACATCTGTGCTGTCACAAGTTAGGTTCATTAACAATCTTGAAACTCTTTTCAACAAGAGCTAACGAAGACtgtaaaaaattaattgtTAACGCACTTCTTGACGAAAGTGAAATATATTTGGATGGAAATACATCTAAGAAGAATATACTAGAGTATATTCTAAATGATAATAGCTACGGTTGCACTTTTATCTATAAGCTACTATCGTCTAGAGTACTAGAAGACGAGACGAAGAATAAGGTTATGGAAAGAACCCGTCATATCTTACTGTCAAATAAGTCGATTCAACACTATCGATTAATGGACGAAGTGGGCCTAGTCACCATAAGCACACAGGAAAGATCATCGAAACAACATCACAAAATGAGAACTGTAAACAGCAAAGATACAAGAAGCGTGAGAGGAATGTCATTATCTAGCGTGCGCAGTAACAATGTCCAGCCATTAACTCCTGTAACCCCAATAATAAATGGCAATTATGACTACGACAATTTTAACACGTAG
- the KAFR0B00730 gene encoding uncharacterized protein (similar to Saccharomyces cerevisiae BUD4 (YJR092W); ancestral locus Anc_7.463) has translation MAELANDISHVDEVMSDLVKEIETEMERTITHTPVQKRQLDLLEIGEETMDMIVDHNTRRNETVAICSLQVNECKNKENRKSVIFSDDTVEIKEDIVEDNELHVSNSSLDMIDLQDDDDREVKEYSLQDYDLSSNSLALEDLEIINESQDTTVEETQSLINLEIDGDESDSSTLRTPQLPLLPGLEDKLKIMTDYIEEKQEEIIEKSLNNNIFLNDSSSESDYDEFALLSTIYKDEDIETLNESTSIKSFDPIKPSNYLAIWHKQDAQPSPAMSITSRFSSSTAIESPQLAQRDKRSSFTFKPRIISRSKIHYPKARVTSSSSAEEELQITIPDPDIPALFGANVPVKDTIVVKTETKKNAEDETPSYKKNVDTFSSLFDFDNDELFPSLIENNLGFVLNEIDHSSFLNFSENSSFFEKAADKSLQPILLESRPPDILVEDVTELAVGESSLLDVEDIDFSESSLFGSFQAREVESTPTKAFKLGLHSHSPFKVVNKDEYIKDDVESSPLKLPIVKIEEQRESQEEKEETNSSTCESKEVSLPQALNAPSEIDVPVTHSPKSGRLFLALEGIENLALKAIRHHKAKYSIEFDLDGKIESTPWEEMSDKGSIDVKKDFSIVLERNSPSLKVTLKCKYQNPEKELVEIVEKVPVGKRFPFQRTKYVYRKKYIQRNAKADEWATLFDQDGSYAQSMIDFDPKMVSDCKFKKKSVDIPMFNKWTEGHSVYKVGTLKFNLCFFEKTSSDEVIPNSYGKGQKIAENFRLQQSIFKEGYLLQKGGDLQSAIRRRYFRLQGTELVGYHEVTKASDISINLLKVEKVMSAEATRSEGDRVFTNLTELVLFGESINLVFKDGEIINLTVEGNDEDRNDWYKKLCQVVDLNITHQPWVKKYVEAQKFSNA, from the coding sequence ATGGCCGAGCTAGCTAATGATATTTCTCATGTAGACGAGGTCATGAGCGACCTTGTGAAAGAGATCGAAACTGAAATGGAAAGAACGATAACGCACACACCGGTACAGAAACGTCAGTTGGACCTTTTGGAGATCGGTGAAGAGACAATGGATATGATCGTAGATCATAATACGAGACGTAATGAGACGGTTGCCATATGTTCCCTACAAGTTAATGAATGCaagaataaagaaaatagaaaatcTGTCATCTTTTCTGATGATACCGTGgaaattaaagaagatATAGTTGAAGATAACGAGCTACATGTCTCTAATAGCTCTTTAGATATGATAGATTTACaggatgatgatgatagGGAAGTGAAAGAGTATTCTTTACAGGATTATGATCTAAGTTCTAATTCCTTAGCTTTGgaagatttagaaataATTAATGAAAGCCAAGACACCACCGTAGAGGAGACACAGTCATTGATAAACTTAGAAATAGATGGTGACGAGAGTGATTCTAGCACTCTAAGAACTCCACAACTTCCACTCCTGCCAGGTTTagaagataaattgaaaattatgaCAGATTATATTGAGgaaaaacaagaagaaattatagAAAAATCTCTCAATAATAACATATTTCTCAATGACTCGAGTTCAGAAAGTGATTATGATGAATTCGCTTTGTTATCAACAATTTATAAGGATGAAGACATTGAAACATTAAATGAAAGTACTTCcattaaatcttttgaCCCTATTAAGCCTTCCAATTACCTAGCAATATGGCATAAGCAGGACGCACAGCCCTCTCCAGCTATGAGTATAACTTCTAGATTTTCCAGCTCAACTGCCATTGAATCACCACAATTAGCTCAAAGAGATAAAAGATCAAGTTTTACTTTCAAACCAAGAATTATAAGTAGAAGCAAAATACACTATCCAAAGGCGAGAGTtacatcttcttcttcagcagAAGAAGAGCTTCAAATAACAATTCCAGATCCTGATATACCAGCTTTGTTTGGCGCAAATGTACCAGTAAAAGACACCATTGTGGTTAAAACGGAGACAAAGAAGAACGCAGAAGATGAAACGCCCTCTTATAAAAAGAATGTAGAcactttttcttcattgttTGATTTCGACAATGACGAACTATTTCCTTCtttgattgaaaataatcTGGGTTTTGTTCTAAATGAAATCGACCATAGCTCATTTCTCAATTTCAGTGAAAATTCCagcttttttgaaaaagctgCAGATAAAAGTTTGCAACCTATTTTATTAGAGAGTAGACCTCCAGATATTTTAGTTGAAGATGTTACTGAACTAGCTGTTGGAGAATCTTCTCTTCTAGAtgttgaagatattgacTTTTCAGAATCCAGCCTTTTCGGCAGTTTCCAAGCAAGAGAAGTAGAAAGTACACCAACAAAAGCGTTTAAACTAGGATTACATTCTCATAGTCCCTTCAAAGTTGTCAACAAAGATGAATATATCAAAGATGATGTAGAATCCTCCCCTTTGAAACTGCCTATTgtgaaaattgaagaacaGAGGGAATCACAGGAAGAGAAAGAGGAGACAAATTCGTCTACTTGTGAGTCCAAGGAAGTCAGCCTTCCTCAAGCCTTAAATGCTCCCTCCGAAATTGATGTTCCAGTTACCCATTCACCAAAGAGCGGAAGATTGTTCTTGGCTTTAGAAggcattgaaaatttagcATTAAAGGCTATAAGGCATCATAAAGCAAAGTATtccattgaatttgatttggATGGGAAGATTGAAAGTACACCGTGGGAAGAAATGTCCGACAAGGGATCTATAGATGTAAAAAAAGACTTTTCTATCGTGCTTGAAAGAAACTCTCCCAGTTTAAAAGTAACGTTGAAGTGTAAGTATCAAAATCCAGAAAAGGAATTGGTAGAGATTGTTGAAAAAGTTCCTGTTGGGAAAAGGTTTCCATTCCAAAGAACCAAATATGTGTatcgaaaaaaatatattcaaagaaatgcAAAAGCAGATGAATGGGCTACTCTATTTGATCAAGATGGCTCGTATGCGCAGTCTATGATAGATTTTGATCCAAAAATGGTCAGTGACtgtaaatttaaaaaaaagagtgTGGATATACCAATGTTCAATAAATGGACTGAAGGCCACTCGGTTTACAAGGTTGGAACATTGAAGTTTAATCtttgtttctttgaaaaaacgTCATCTGATGAAGTAATACCGAACTCATACGGTAAAGGTCAGAAAATAGCGGAGAATTTTAGACTTCAACAGAGTATCTTCAAAGAAGGATATCTTCTGCAGAAGGGTGGTGACCTACAAAGTGCTATTAGGAGAAGATATTTCAGATTACAAGGGACAGAACTTGTAGGCTATCACGAAGTCACAAAAGCATCCGACATATCCATcaatcttttgaaagtaGAAAAGGTAATGAGTGCGGAAGCAACAAGGTCAGAAGGTGATAGAGTATTCACAAATCTTACAGAGCTTGTATTATTTGGGGAAAGCATTAATCTTGTCTTCAAGGACGgagaaattatcaatttgacTGTTGAAGGCAATGATGAAGACAGAAATGACTGGTACAAGAAATTATGCCAGGTTGTTGACTTAAACATCACGCATCAACCTTGGGTTAAGAAATATGTTGAAGCCCAAAAGTTTTCTAATGCGTAA